Proteins from a single region of Equus asinus isolate D_3611 breed Donkey chromosome 17, EquAss-T2T_v2, whole genome shotgun sequence:
- the LOC106827227 gene encoding olfactory receptor 1165-like codes for MILDEGNQSSVTTFIFLGFSEYPDLQAPLFLVFLTIYTVTLVGNLGIIVVISFHPKLHTPVHFFLSHLSFLDICCSSVFTPKLLEILVVEDRTISFKGCMVQFFFGCAFVITEMFMLAVMAYDRFVAVTNPLLYTVAMSHKLCILLVAGTYTCGGICSLTITYSLLELSFCGSNIINHFGCEYSAILSLSCSDRYFSQMTYLVISIFSETCSLLIILSSYVVIVVTIIQMPSTGGLRKAFSTCASHLIAITFFHGIILLLYCVPSSKSSWLLIKVATVFFTVVIPMLNPIIYSLRNKDVKEAVRSVINSKLLSQPI; via the coding sequence ATGATACTGGATGAGGGAAATCAGAGCTCTGTGACCACGTTCATCTTCCTGGGCTTCTCAGAATACCCAGACCTTCAGGCACccctcttcctggttttcttGACCATCTACACAGTCACTCTGGTGGGGAACCTGGGCATAATTGTGGTCATAAGTTTCCATCCCAAACTCCATACACCCGTGCACTTTTTTCTCAGTCATTTGTCCTTTTTGGACATTTGTTGTTCCAGTGTATTTACACCCAAACTGCTAGAAATATTAGTTGTGGAAGACAGAACTATCTCCTTCAAAGGGTGCATGGTTCAGTTCTTTTTTGGCTGTGCATTTGTGATTACAGAAATGTTCATGTTAGCAgtcatggcctatgaccggtTTGTGGCTGTTACTAATCCTCTTCTCTACACAGTTGCTATGTCCCATAAACTCTGTATCCTCCTGGTTGCTGGAACCTACACATGTGGTGGAATATGTTCCTTGACAATCACATATTCTCTTTTGGAACTATCCTTCTGTGGTTCTAACATCATCAATCACTTTGGCTGTGAGTATTCTGCCATCCTCTCTTTATCCTGTTCTGACCGCTACTTCAGTCAGATGACATATTTAGTTATTTCTATATTCAGTGAGACTTGTAGCCTCCTGATTATCCTCTCCTCCTACGTTGTCATAGTTGTCACAATCATCCAGATGCCTTCTACTGGTGGACTCCgaaaagccttctccacctgtgcttCCCACCTGATTGCCATCACCTTTTTCCATGGGATCATCCTTCTTCtctactgtgtgcccagctccAAAAGCTCCTGGCTCCTGATCAAAGTGGCCACTGTGTTTTTTACAGTTGTGATCCCCATGCTGAACCCCATTATCTACAGCCTTAggaacaaagatgtgaaagagGCTGTCAGGAGTGTAATCaactccaaactgctttctcaaccaatataa